One window of Prionailurus bengalensis isolate Pbe53 chromosome B1, Fcat_Pben_1.1_paternal_pri, whole genome shotgun sequence genomic DNA carries:
- the LOC122468715 gene encoding 60S ribosomal protein L12-like translates to MSNYINPKLLAGRRPRCNSLRLSQTPVRPTLAASTTLPKFDPKEIKGIYLRCTGGAVRATSALAPKIGVLGLSLKEVCDDITNATGDGKGLRMTVKVTIQNTQAQIEVVPSGSAPMIKALKEPPRYRKEQKNIKHSGNITSDKIINIA, encoded by the exons ATGTCGAATTACATCAACCCAAA GCTTTTGGCTGGGAGGAGGCCTAGGTGCAACTCTCTTCGGTTATCCCAAACCCCGGTTCGTCCCACGCTAGCCGCCTCCACCACGCTGCCTAAGTTCGACCCCAAAGAGATCAAAGGCATATACCTGAGGTGCACAGGCGGGGCCGTCCGTGCCACATCTGCCCTGGCCCCGAAGATTGGTGTCCTGGGTCTGTCTCTAAAAGAAGTTTGTGATGACATCACCAATGCAACTGGTGATGGGAAGGGTCTGAGGATGACAGTGAAAGTGACCATTCAGAATACACAGGCCCAGATTGAAGTGGTACCTTCTGGCTCTGCTCCGATGATCAAAGCCCTCAAGGAACCGCCAAGAtacagaaaggagcagaaaaacatCAAGCACAGCGGAAACATCACTTCTGACAAGATTATCAACATTGCCTGA